One window of the Capnocytophaga haemolytica genome contains the following:
- a CDS encoding cell division protein ZapA, which translates to MEEEMLRINLAVGERSYPLNIKREEEEAFRRAAKKVNEMIKNFEQQYQLKDRQDALAMCAIVLATQVEQVALSESKEDEQLKAQLSRLDSLLSEML; encoded by the coding sequence ATGGAAGAGGAAATGCTCAGAATAAATCTTGCAGTGGGGGAGCGTTCTTACCCATTGAATATCAAGCGTGAAGAGGAAGAAGCCTTCAGGCGTGCCGCTAAGAAGGTCAATGAAATGATAAAGAACTTTGAGCAGCAATATCAACTCAAAGACCGTCAGGATGCCTTAGCAATGTGTGCCATCGTGCTGGCTACACAAGTGGAACAAGTAGCCCTCAGTGAAAGCAAGGAAGATGAGCAGCTTAAAGCACAGCTCTCGCGCCTCGACAGCCTGCTGAGCGAGATGCTATAA
- the rny gene encoding ribonuclease Y → MDSILIIVAGVIVGIVIGFAIAKVLEKKGASKILEDANTQADTLLKQAKNEAESIKKEKIYQAKEKFLELKAEHEKAIAAKDKKMAEAEKRIRDKESQVSNELAQNKRLKDELEKKTQEAEERIEVIEKKQEEVERLHKSQVQQLEVISGLSAEEAKKQLTDSLKAEAQADAMAYIQTSVEEAKLTAHQEARKIIINTIQRIGTEEAIDNCVSVFNLENDEVKGRIIGREGRNIRALEAATGVEIIVDDTPEAIILSCFDAVRREIARLSLHKLVTDGRIHPARIEEVVEKTTKQIEEEIVEIGKRTVIDLGIHGLHPELVKCVGRMKYRSSYGQNLLQHSREVAKLCGVMAAELGLNPKLAKRAGLLHDIGKVPQTETETPHALLGMEWAEKYGEKPEVCNAIGAHHDEIEMTSLLSPIVQVCDAISGARPGARRQVLDSYIQRLKDLEDAAFTFQGVKKAYAIQAGRELRVIVESEKVTDDKAAELSFNLSQKIQTDMTYPGQVKITVIRETRAVNIAK, encoded by the coding sequence ATGGATAGTATATTAATTATTGTTGCCGGCGTGATTGTCGGCATTGTAATAGGGTTTGCCATCGCTAAGGTTCTGGAAAAGAAAGGTGCTTCTAAGATATTAGAAGATGCAAATACCCAAGCCGATACCCTATTGAAGCAAGCTAAAAACGAGGCTGAGAGTATTAAGAAAGAGAAGATATATCAAGCTAAAGAGAAGTTTTTAGAACTCAAAGCAGAACACGAGAAGGCGATTGCTGCTAAGGATAAGAAGATGGCTGAGGCAGAGAAGCGTATCCGCGATAAGGAGTCGCAGGTGTCTAATGAATTGGCGCAGAACAAGCGTCTGAAAGATGAGTTGGAGAAGAAAACTCAGGAGGCAGAAGAGCGCATAGAGGTAATCGAAAAGAAGCAAGAAGAGGTAGAACGTTTGCACAAGAGCCAAGTGCAACAATTAGAGGTGATTTCAGGGCTTTCGGCAGAAGAAGCTAAGAAGCAACTCACCGACTCACTCAAAGCAGAAGCACAAGCTGACGCAATGGCTTATATACAGACCTCTGTGGAGGAAGCTAAACTTACCGCACACCAAGAGGCACGTAAGATTATCATCAACACCATTCAGCGTATAGGTACCGAAGAGGCAATAGATAACTGCGTATCGGTGTTCAACCTTGAGAACGATGAGGTAAAAGGGCGCATCATTGGGCGCGAGGGGCGCAATATACGTGCCCTTGAGGCTGCTACGGGTGTGGAAATCATCGTGGACGATACCCCTGAGGCAATTATCCTCTCGTGCTTTGATGCCGTACGCCGCGAGATTGCACGCTTATCACTGCACAAGTTAGTTACCGATGGACGTATCCACCCAGCGCGTATTGAGGAAGTGGTAGAGAAGACTACTAAGCAGATAGAAGAGGAGATAGTAGAGATAGGCAAGCGCACCGTGATAGACCTTGGTATACACGGTCTGCACCCTGAATTGGTGAAATGTGTAGGGCGTATGAAATACCGTTCTTCTTATGGACAGAACCTCTTGCAACACTCACGCGAAGTAGCTAAACTCTGTGGGGTGATGGCAGCAGAGTTAGGTTTAAATCCTAAGCTGGCAAAACGCGCAGGGCTACTGCACGATATTGGCAAAGTACCACAAACTGAAACAGAAACGCCTCACGCGCTGCTCGGTATGGAGTGGGCAGAGAAGTATGGCGAAAAGCCTGAGGTATGCAATGCTATTGGTGCCCACCACGACGAGATAGAGATGACCTCACTGCTCTCACCTATTGTGCAGGTGTGTGATGCCATCAGCGGGGCACGTCCAGGGGCACGCCGCCAAGTGCTCGATTCGTACATCCAGCGTCTGAAAGATCTGGAAGATGCCGCCTTTACCTTCCAAGGTGTGAAGAAGGCTTACGCTATCCAAGCAGGGCGTGAACTACGCGTGATTGTAGAAAGTGAAAAAGTAACTGACGATAAGGCTGCTGAACTTTCATTCAACCTGTCACAGAAGATACAAACGGATATGACCTATCCTGGGCAAGTAAAGATTACTGTAATCCGCGAGACCCGCGCAGTGAATATTGCAAAGTAG
- the groL gene encoding chaperonin GroEL (60 kDa chaperone family; promotes refolding of misfolded polypeptides especially under stressful conditions; forms two stacked rings of heptamers to form a barrel-shaped 14mer; ends can be capped by GroES; misfolded proteins enter the barrel where they are refolded when GroES binds) has protein sequence MAKDIKFDIEAREGLKRGVDALANAVKVTLGPKGRNVIISKSFGAPQITKDGVSVAKEVELEDPLENMGAQMVKEVASKTNDLAGDGTTTATVLAQAIVKEGLKNVASGANPMDLKRGIDKAVKRVVDQLEKQAKEVGSSSEKIKQVASISANNDEAIGELIAKAFAKVGKEGVITVEEAKGTDTYVEVVEGMQFDRGYLSPYFVTDSEKMIADLDHPYILLYDKKISTMKDLLPVLEPVAQSGKPLLIIAEDIDGEALATLVVNKLRGTLRIAAVKAPGFGDRRKAMLEDIAILTGGTVIAEERGFTLENATMDMLGTAERVSIDKDNTTIVNGAGQSEDIKARVAQIKAQIENTTSDYDREKLQERLAKLSGGVAVLYIGAASEVEMKEKKDRVDDALHATRAAIEEGIVAGGGIALIRCKNVLNKLKPVNADEATGMRIVSRALEAPLRTIVENAGYEASVVVARVLDSSRDAFGLNAKTGYYRDMFKEGIIDPKKVTRVALENAGSVAGMILTTECALVDIKEEKAPAMPPMGGMPGMM, from the coding sequence ATGGCAAAAGATATTAAATTTGACATTGAAGCACGCGAAGGCTTAAAGCGCGGTGTGGATGCATTGGCAAATGCAGTAAAGGTAACTTTGGGTCCGAAGGGACGTAATGTAATCATTAGCAAATCATTCGGAGCTCCTCAAATCACCAAAGATGGGGTATCAGTAGCTAAAGAAGTAGAACTGGAAGATCCACTTGAAAATATGGGCGCTCAGATGGTGAAGGAAGTGGCTTCTAAGACGAATGATTTAGCAGGTGACGGTACCACCACAGCAACTGTATTGGCGCAAGCAATCGTAAAAGAAGGCTTAAAAAACGTAGCGTCAGGGGCTAACCCAATGGACTTGAAACGCGGTATTGACAAAGCGGTAAAACGTGTAGTTGATCAATTGGAAAAGCAAGCTAAGGAAGTGGGTTCTTCTTCTGAGAAGATCAAACAAGTAGCTTCCATCTCTGCTAATAACGATGAGGCTATTGGCGAGCTTATCGCTAAGGCATTTGCCAAAGTAGGTAAAGAAGGGGTTATCACCGTAGAAGAAGCCAAAGGTACTGACACTTATGTAGAAGTAGTAGAAGGTATGCAGTTCGATAGAGGTTATCTATCTCCTTATTTCGTAACAGATTCAGAGAAGATGATCGCAGATCTCGATCACCCTTATATCTTGCTTTACGACAAGAAGATTTCTACAATGAAAGATCTCTTGCCTGTACTGGAGCCAGTAGCACAATCGGGCAAACCTCTATTGATTATCGCAGAAGATATCGACGGAGAGGCTTTGGCTACCTTAGTAGTAAATAAATTGCGTGGCACTTTGCGCATTGCAGCGGTAAAAGCCCCGGGCTTCGGCGACCGCAGAAAAGCGATGCTTGAAGATATCGCTATCCTTACAGGAGGTACTGTAATTGCTGAGGAACGCGGTTTTACACTTGAAAACGCTACTATGGATATGTTGGGCACTGCTGAGCGCGTTTCTATTGACAAGGATAACACTACCATTGTAAACGGGGCTGGGCAATCGGAAGATATCAAAGCACGTGTGGCTCAGATAAAAGCACAGATAGAAAACACTACTTCTGATTATGATCGTGAAAAACTGCAAGAGCGTTTGGCAAAACTCTCTGGTGGGGTGGCTGTGCTTTACATCGGTGCTGCTTCGGAAGTGGAAATGAAGGAGAAAAAAGACCGTGTAGACGACGCGCTTCACGCTACTCGTGCCGCTATTGAAGAAGGTATCGTAGCAGGAGGTGGTATTGCGCTGATCCGTTGCAAGAATGTATTGAACAAGCTAAAACCTGTAAACGCCGATGAGGCTACAGGTATGCGTATCGTTTCGAGAGCTTTGGAGGCTCCATTACGTACTATCGTTGAGAATGCTGGTTATGAGGCCTCAGTAGTTGTGGCTCGCGTACTGGATTCATCAAGAGATGCTTTTGGCTTGAACGCTAAAACAGGTTATTACAGAGATATGTTCAAAGAAGGTATTATCGACCCTAAGAAGGTAACTCGTGTAGCACTTGAAAATGCTGGTTCAGTAGCAGGTATGATTTTGACCACTGAATGTGCCCTTGTGGACATTAAGGAAGAAAAAGCGCCTGCAATGCCTCCAATGGGTGGTATGCCAGGGATGATGTAG
- a CDS encoding co-chaperone GroES: MAKVNIKPLADRVLIEPAVAETTTASGIIIPDTAKEKPQKGKVVAVGAGTKENPVTLKVGDTVLYGKYAGTELKFEGKDYLIMRESDVLAVI; encoded by the coding sequence ATGGCAAAAGTGAATATTAAGCCGTTGGCTGATAGAGTTTTGATTGAGCCTGCTGTAGCTGAAACGACTACGGCGTCAGGTATTATTATCCCAGATACTGCAAAGGAAAAACCTCAGAAGGGGAAAGTAGTAGCTGTAGGGGCTGGCACGAAGGAAAACCCTGTAACCCTGAAAGTGGGTGACACTGTGTTATACGGTAAATACGCAGGGACTGAGTTAAAATTTGAAGGTAAAGATTATTTGATTATGCGTGAGAGCGATGTTCTTGCGGTGATCTAA
- a CDS encoding LptE family protein, which yields MKKILIYSGLLLSLAGCGIYNFTGGSTGDAKTFQVNFFRNDAPLVEPGLDRDFTLALQDLINNQTNLSLTDRNGDLVYEGEIVEFNITPMTATANQTAAQNRLTISVNVRFTNNKEENKDFEKRFSFYYDYPGAAQFNSVKSEAIPQIFERITQDIFNASLADW from the coding sequence ATGAAAAAGATACTCATATACAGTGGTTTGTTGCTCAGCTTAGCGGGCTGCGGTATTTACAACTTTACGGGGGGAAGCACGGGGGACGCGAAGACGTTCCAAGTGAATTTCTTCCGCAATGATGCGCCTTTGGTGGAGCCTGGACTCGACCGTGATTTTACCTTGGCTTTGCAAGATTTGATCAACAACCAAACAAATCTCTCGCTTACCGACCGCAATGGCGACTTGGTGTACGAGGGTGAGATTGTGGAGTTCAACATCACCCCGATGACGGCTACAGCGAATCAGACGGCAGCACAGAATAGGCTTACCATCAGTGTAAACGTGCGTTTTACGAATAACAAAGAGGAGAATAAGGATTTTGAGAAACGGTTCTCATTTTACTATGACTATCCAGGGGCAGCACAGTTCAACAGTGTGAAGAGCGAGGCGATCCCTCAGATATTTGAGCGCATCACGCAAGATATATTCAACGCTTCACTGGCAGATTGGTAA
- the secG gene encoding preprotein translocase subunit SecG: MTAFNIFLVLIVIVCLLLALVIMVQNPKGGGLSSTFGGNTQVVGGVKKTGDFLERSTWTFATALGVLILVANTLLLSNTGDDSKLLEGGTPPPAVPTQQAPTNNAAPANSAPVQSTLPATSSGTGQ; encoded by the coding sequence ATGACAGCATTCAACATTTTTTTAGTACTCATCGTGATAGTATGCTTACTGCTTGCTTTGGTGATTATGGTTCAAAATCCTAAAGGAGGCGGACTTTCGTCGACCTTTGGAGGGAACACTCAGGTAGTAGGTGGGGTAAAAAAGACAGGTGACTTCTTAGAGCGCAGCACTTGGACTTTTGCTACTGCCCTCGGTGTATTGATACTGGTAGCCAACACTTTGTTGTTATCAAATACAGGAGACGACTCTAAGCTCTTGGAAGGGGGAACACCTCCACCAGCAGTGCCTACACAGCAAGCGCCTACTAACAATGCAGCACCTGCCAACAGTGCCCCTGTACAATCTACACTACCTGCCACTTCGTCAGGTACGGGACAATAA
- a CDS encoding OmpA family protein: MRKTFLTVAAIAAGILSANAQETLSYSKFFDNWQVGVKGGGFSDTHRENFFGNTRATFGAELSKQLTPVFRLGVEGMAYVRPAYTTTEPTYVMAPNDGNALMGNFVDYTNVSLVGTVNLGNLFLGYKGAPRKFEVEGFAGLGWLHAYPQEVGGFTREGAPLNSMTAQFGSNFVYNFGESKAWGVKISPAIVYAVDGVKNFNGKSQSANELNSYNSFIQATAGVFYRFKGSNGARYITAGAKTPDLSGDVANLRSQLNDKDRELADKDRQISKLQDDLEKARNKKPEVIKEVVTKNKKTLESVVTFRVGKTTIDASQLPNVERVASYLKKHKDAKVVIKGYASPEGNLQKNEKLAEARAQAVKTLLVNRYKISSDRIQAEGNGIGDMFEEPDWNRVSIASIVE, encoded by the coding sequence ATGAGAAAAACATTTTTAACAGTAGCAGCGATCGCTGCAGGGATACTAAGTGCAAATGCACAGGAAACATTAAGCTACAGCAAGTTCTTTGATAACTGGCAGGTAGGCGTAAAAGGTGGTGGGTTCTCTGATACTCACCGCGAGAACTTCTTCGGTAACACACGTGCGACTTTTGGTGCTGAACTCAGCAAGCAATTGACTCCAGTGTTCCGTTTAGGTGTTGAAGGTATGGCGTATGTGCGCCCTGCGTATACAACAACTGAACCAACTTATGTTATGGCTCCTAACGATGGAAATGCTTTGATGGGTAATTTCGTTGACTATACAAACGTAAGTTTGGTAGGTACCGTAAACTTAGGTAACCTTTTCTTAGGTTATAAGGGTGCACCTCGCAAGTTTGAGGTAGAAGGTTTTGCTGGTTTAGGCTGGTTGCACGCATACCCACAAGAAGTAGGTGGCTTTACAAGAGAAGGCGCTCCTTTGAACTCAATGACAGCTCAGTTTGGTTCTAACTTCGTTTACAACTTCGGCGAAAGCAAAGCTTGGGGTGTAAAGATCAGCCCAGCTATCGTTTACGCTGTTGATGGAGTAAAGAACTTCAACGGTAAGTCACAGTCTGCAAATGAGTTGAACAGCTATAACTCATTCATTCAAGCAACTGCTGGTGTATTCTATCGCTTTAAAGGTAGCAACGGCGCTCGTTACATTACTGCGGGTGCTAAGACTCCAGACTTAAGTGGTGATGTAGCTAACCTTCGTAGCCAACTTAACGACAAGGATAGAGAATTGGCTGATAAAGATCGTCAGATCTCTAAATTGCAAGATGACTTAGAAAAGGCTCGCAACAAGAAGCCAGAAGTGATCAAAGAGGTGGTTACTAAGAACAAGAAGACTTTGGAATCAGTAGTTACTTTCCGTGTAGGTAAGACTACTATTGATGCTTCACAGTTACCAAACGTAGAGCGTGTAGCTTCTTACTTGAAGAAACACAAAGACGCTAAGGTAGTGATCAAAGGATATGCTTCACCAGAAGGTAACCTTCAAAAGAACGAAAAGCTTGCTGAAGCTCGTGCTCAGGCAGTGAAGACTTTACTTGTAAATCGTTACAAGATTTCTTCTGACCGCATCCAAGCTGAAGGTAACGGTATCGGTGATATGTTCGAGGAACCAGATTGGAACCGCGTAAGTATCGCTAGTATCGTAGAATAA